Sequence from the Methanomassiliicoccales archaeon genome:
ACTTGTCCCTGGATTTACGTTTGACGTAGCCCTTCTTCTCCAGTTCTTGCAGGGCGTTCATACAATGTGCTTTCGGAATCTTCGACATGTTGGTGATCCCTTGGGCATCTTTCATCTTGTCCTCAGAGACCAGACCAGCATGGATCATAGCCTTGAATACCTTCTCAGCAGGGTCGCTTAGTCCTT
This genomic interval carries:
- a CDS encoding helix-turn-helix domain-containing protein is translated as GLSDPAEKVFKAMIHAGLVSEDKMKDAQGITNMSKIPKAHCMNALQELEKKGYVKRKSRDKSAGYYVCKTS